One Rhodothermus bifroesti DNA window includes the following coding sequences:
- a CDS encoding TlpA family protein disulfide reductase: protein MYRLTLCLFAISLLWIGTTQAQTTAQVQPATADKILEAIRNSNAAVKVVNIWATWCIPCVEEFPYFVKLAQTLGPDKVAVFFVSADFDDDVASVRAFLAQQGAAFSFLKQGSDDVFVRAFSPQWTGALPATFLYDASGRLRDFWEGKTTYEDLVKRVEALL from the coding sequence GCTTTGTTTGTTTGCCATTAGCCTACTTTGGATTGGAACGACGCAGGCCCAGACCACCGCCCAGGTTCAGCCTGCCACAGCGGATAAAATCCTTGAGGCCATTCGAAATAGCAACGCCGCGGTCAAAGTAGTGAATATCTGGGCTACTTGGTGCATCCCCTGCGTTGAGGAATTCCCATACTTCGTTAAACTGGCGCAGACCTTGGGTCCAGATAAGGTGGCGGTTTTCTTTGTTTCGGCAGACTTTGACGATGATGTGGCGTCGGTGCGTGCATTTTTGGCACAGCAGGGTGCAGCTTTTTCGTTTCTCAAGCAAGGATCTGATGATGTTTTTGTGCGCGCCTTTAGCCCGCAGTGGACTGGTGCGCTTCCGGCAACATTTTTGTACGATGCGTCCGGAAGGTTGCGGGACTTTTGGGAGGGCAAGACAACCTACGAAGACTTGGTCAAACGGGTAGAGGCGCTGTTGTAA
- the fbp gene encoding class 1 fructose-bisphosphatase: MDTLHTRSRRAVDAFMTLEQFIIDQQGRFPHSSGAFSRLLRDISVAAKIVNRDIRRAGLVDIFGTTGQVNVHGEVQQKLDAMAHEEFVRALRRGGECCLIGSEEHAEAIPLRPNGEGDGRYIVLLDPLDGSSNVDVNVSVGTIFSIYRLPDDCDTPTLEAALQPGTQQVAAGYVVYGSSTMLVYTTGDGVNGFTLDPSIGEFILSHPNICIPKTGTIYSINEGNFNSFEEGLRRFIRWAQEEDPETGRPFLTRYIGSFVSDFHRNLLKGGIYMYPATKKNPEGKLRLMYEANPMAFIVEQAGGRASDGHRRILEIVPQKLHQRTPLFIGSEALVSMVEAFLQGRR, from the coding sequence ATGGATACACTGCACACCCGCAGCCGCCGAGCGGTTGACGCCTTTATGACCCTGGAGCAATTCATTATCGATCAGCAAGGACGCTTTCCCCATTCTTCGGGAGCTTTTTCGCGGCTGCTTCGGGATATTAGCGTAGCTGCCAAAATCGTCAACCGCGACATTCGACGGGCTGGCTTGGTAGATATTTTTGGCACAACCGGCCAGGTTAATGTGCACGGTGAAGTGCAACAAAAGCTCGATGCCATGGCGCATGAAGAATTTGTGCGTGCACTGCGCCGTGGGGGAGAGTGCTGTCTCATTGGCTCAGAAGAGCATGCTGAAGCCATTCCGCTGCGTCCTAACGGTGAAGGAGATGGGCGTTACATCGTGCTGTTGGATCCCTTGGATGGCTCCTCAAACGTGGACGTGAACGTATCGGTAGGCACGATTTTTAGCATCTATCGACTTCCTGACGACTGCGACACGCCTACGCTGGAGGCAGCGCTGCAACCGGGTACGCAGCAGGTTGCCGCTGGTTATGTGGTCTACGGCTCTTCTACGATGCTTGTCTACACCACTGGCGACGGGGTCAACGGTTTTACGCTAGATCCATCGATTGGCGAGTTTATCCTTTCGCACCCGAACATCTGTATTCCGAAAACCGGTACGATCTACTCGATTAACGAAGGCAATTTTAATTCTTTCGAGGAAGGGCTGCGGAGATTTATCCGGTGGGCCCAGGAAGAGGATCCAGAAACAGGCCGGCCCTTTTTGACGCGCTACATCGGATCGTTTGTGTCGGACTTTCACCGCAATTTGCTTAAGGGCGGCATCTACATGTATCCAGCCACCAAAAAGAATCCCGAAGGTAAGCTGCGTTTAATGTACGAGGCCAATCCCATGGCGTTCATTGTAGAGCAGGCAGGGGGACGGGCTTCTGATGGCCACCGTCGCATTTTAGAGATTGTGCCCCAGAAGCTGCACCAGCGCACGCCGCTGTTCATTGGGAGCGAAGCGCTCGTTTCAATGGTGGAGGCGTTTCTGCAAGGGCGACGTTAG
- a CDS encoding cysteine desulfurase family protein → MSGRPVIYLDHAATTPIDERVLEAMRPYLTECYGNPSSVHQLGRQARVAIEESRARIAALLGADPSEIIFTSGGTEADNWALRGTLQGKRRHLVTSMAEHEAILRTAEALEAEGYFVTRLRPSPAGTVTAEQVASAITEETGLVSIMHTNNELGTYAPIEEIAAVCHARGVPLHCDAVQAVGLLPVRVDTLGVDLLSASAHKFYGPKGVGFLYVRRGIELRPLLWGGKQEQGRRAGTENVAAIVGMARALELAIEEQAARLAHLYRLRQRLLQRLDEALGGRFVLNTPRDPQQAAPHVVNIAFPPQDGDPVDGEMLLLNLDLEGVCVSSGSACTSGALEPSHVLQAIGLPRETASAAIRFSMGYKNTEEEIDRAVEILTAVLERLLRVGLKL, encoded by the coding sequence ATGTCTGGGCGACCGGTAATTTACCTTGACCACGCAGCCACAACGCCGATAGATGAGCGCGTGCTGGAAGCCATGCGCCCTTATCTGACGGAATGTTATGGCAATCCGTCGTCTGTGCACCAGCTTGGACGCCAGGCGCGTGTGGCCATCGAGGAGAGCCGGGCGCGGATTGCGGCACTGCTGGGTGCGGATCCATCGGAGATCATTTTTACCAGTGGGGGTACAGAGGCCGATAATTGGGCACTCCGGGGCACGTTGCAGGGCAAGCGGCGGCACCTGGTCACCTCCATGGCCGAGCACGAGGCGATCCTACGCACGGCTGAAGCCTTAGAAGCTGAGGGATACTTCGTAACGCGGCTGCGACCAAGCCCTGCCGGAACGGTTACCGCTGAGCAGGTAGCCTCGGCGATCACAGAGGAAACCGGCTTGGTTTCGATCATGCACACCAACAATGAGCTGGGCACCTACGCGCCCATAGAAGAGATTGCTGCCGTATGCCATGCCCGCGGCGTGCCTCTGCATTGCGATGCTGTGCAGGCTGTGGGGTTGCTTCCCGTGCGGGTCGATACGCTGGGTGTAGACCTGCTTTCTGCTTCGGCGCATAAGTTCTATGGTCCCAAGGGGGTAGGCTTTTTGTACGTGCGGCGGGGGATTGAACTGCGGCCGCTGCTTTGGGGAGGAAAGCAGGAGCAGGGTAGACGGGCAGGTACCGAGAACGTAGCCGCCATTGTGGGTATGGCTAGAGCTCTGGAACTGGCCATAGAAGAGCAAGCCGCACGCTTGGCACACCTTTATCGGCTACGACAGCGGTTGCTGCAACGGTTGGATGAGGCTTTGGGAGGAAGGTTTGTGTTGAATACCCCGCGCGATCCTCAGCAGGCTGCACCGCATGTGGTCAACATTGCTTTTCCCCCACAAGATGGGGATCCGGTCGATGGCGAGATGCTGCTGTTGAACTTAGATCTGGAAGGCGTGTGCGTGTCGTCAGGCTCGGCTTGCACAAGTGGTGCTCTCGAACCCAGCCATGTGTTGCAAGCGATTGGTCTACCTCGAGAAACGGCCAGTGCCGCTATCCGCTTTTCGATGGGCTATAAAAACACCGAGGAAGAAATCGACCGGGCCGTAGAAATTCTGACTGCTGTGCTGGAACGACTGTTGCGTGTGGGGCTAAAGCTATAG
- a CDS encoding phage holin family protein — MSSSNHLGRLRAHLQSLVDDVREWVELRLTLVQLEIEERIEARLRQLMMRLLVVVIAGLGVVFGLVALALALGSWLGHPGWGFLLVALGLGFVAAVLQAVQRYLAAAERHNLAPQEAERLA; from the coding sequence ATGTCCTCCTCGAACCACTTAGGCCGCCTGCGGGCGCATCTACAATCGCTGGTAGACGATGTGCGCGAGTGGGTTGAACTGCGCTTAACCCTGGTTCAACTGGAGATTGAAGAGCGTATCGAAGCTCGCTTGCGTCAGCTTATGATGCGCCTGTTGGTGGTGGTGATTGCCGGCTTGGGAGTTGTCTTTGGGCTTGTTGCGTTAGCGCTGGCCTTGGGGAGCTGGCTAGGGCATCCGGGATGGGGATTTCTTTTGGTCGCTTTAGGATTAGGCTTTGTGGCCGCAGTGCTACAGGCGGTGCAGCGATACCTAGCCGCGGCGGAGCGCCACAACCTTGCGCCACAAGAGGCCGAAAGGCTCGCTTGA
- a CDS encoding NifU N-terminal domain-containing protein has product MRFWRKTSGTRIQSHPTPNPNSLKFTAQGARFLEQGLLAFRSAEAAATHPLAAALFGIEGVVDVLILPEFVTLTRRADVPWEAIEEAAIAILSRYVDGQL; this is encoded by the coding sequence ATGCGATTCTGGAGAAAAACTTCTGGTACCCGCATCCAGAGTCACCCGACCCCTAATCCCAACAGCCTGAAATTTACAGCCCAAGGCGCACGCTTTCTGGAGCAGGGGTTGCTTGCTTTTCGATCGGCTGAGGCAGCCGCTACCCACCCCCTAGCCGCTGCACTGTTTGGCATTGAGGGCGTGGTGGACGTGCTCATCTTGCCCGAGTTTGTTACCCTCACACGTCGCGCAGACGTGCCCTGGGAAGCCATTGAGGAAGCTGCGATAGCAATCCTATCCCGTTACGTAGATGGACAGCTGTAG
- a CDS encoding ROK family protein, translating to MIPPDTCLIGVDLGGTRMRAGRVSASGLEARVETRVPAQADADTVLTHLYALIDRVWTPAVTAIGVGVPSVVDLARGIVYDVQNIPSWQEVPLRDLLQNRYAVPVYLNNDANCFALGEHYFGQARDWPTFIGLVIGTGFAGGVMIDGRLFTGMHCGAGEFGTMPYRDGIFEHYCSGQLFLRQHQTPGEVLYHRALQGDAAARAAFEELGYHLGQALLSILYAYDIPRFVLGGSVSQAYPLFAETLWTVLHTFAYRQTREAIALRLSHQTDAGLLGAAALALVAAAND from the coding sequence ATGATTCCTCCGGATACCTGCCTCATTGGTGTGGACTTAGGGGGCACGCGCATGCGGGCCGGACGCGTAAGCGCCTCTGGACTCGAAGCCCGGGTCGAGACCCGCGTGCCTGCTCAGGCCGATGCCGATACCGTGCTAACCCACCTTTACGCCTTGATCGACCGCGTGTGGACGCCTGCTGTGACCGCTATCGGTGTGGGCGTACCCAGCGTAGTCGACTTAGCGCGCGGCATCGTCTATGATGTACAAAATATCCCTTCCTGGCAAGAAGTCCCGCTGCGCGACCTACTTCAGAACCGCTACGCCGTGCCGGTCTATCTCAACAACGATGCGAACTGTTTTGCCTTAGGGGAACATTACTTTGGCCAAGCGCGCGATTGGCCTACGTTTATTGGGTTAGTGATCGGAACAGGTTTTGCTGGCGGGGTCATGATCGACGGTCGCCTGTTTACAGGCATGCATTGCGGCGCCGGCGAATTTGGCACCATGCCTTACCGAGACGGCATTTTCGAGCATTATTGCAGCGGCCAGCTCTTTTTGCGACAGCATCAGACGCCCGGTGAAGTGCTCTACCACCGCGCGCTGCAGGGAGATGCCGCAGCTCGTGCCGCTTTCGAAGAGCTAGGCTACCACCTAGGCCAAGCGCTGCTTAGCATCCTCTACGCCTACGATATCCCACGCTTTGTGCTAGGTGGATCGGTCAGTCAAGCCTACCCCCTTTTTGCCGAAACCTTGTGGACCGTGTTGCACACCTTTGCCTATCGCCAAACCCGTGAAGCGATTGCCTTGCGGCTTTCGCACCAAACCGATGCCGGCCTCCTTGGGGCAGCCGCACTGGCCCTGGTGGCCGCTGCAAACGACTAA
- a CDS encoding thioredoxin family protein translates to MKLSYFWVAVGLGLGVTSVAWAQLPLASRPMPSVDGGSVTLTQLQGTRGLVIVFWSNRCPWVDRYEARLNELAETYKGQGIRFVLVNANDAGAFPQESLEASAAQARRKGYALPYVRDEGSALARALGASRTPEVFVFTAQGRLLYRGAIDDSPGDAANVQQAYLREALEALLQGKQPATTETSAFGCLIRFAENGP, encoded by the coding sequence ATGAAGCTGTCTTATTTTTGGGTTGCTGTTGGCCTAGGACTTGGCGTGACAAGCGTGGCCTGGGCGCAGTTGCCGCTGGCCAGCCGTCCGATGCCTTCAGTGGATGGCGGCTCGGTTACACTGACCCAGCTGCAGGGCACGCGAGGACTGGTGATCGTGTTTTGGAGCAACCGCTGCCCCTGGGTGGACCGCTACGAGGCGCGATTAAACGAACTGGCGGAAACGTACAAAGGACAGGGCATCCGCTTCGTGCTGGTCAATGCCAACGACGCAGGGGCTTTCCCTCAGGAATCCCTAGAAGCTAGCGCGGCTCAGGCGCGTCGAAAAGGCTATGCACTGCCGTATGTGAGGGATGAAGGCAGTGCTTTGGCCCGGGCGTTGGGCGCCTCGCGCACGCCTGAAGTATTTGTATTTACGGCCCAAGGTCGCCTGCTCTATCGGGGTGCCATCGACGACAGCCCAGGAGATGCCGCTAACGTGCAGCAAGCGTACCTGCGAGAAGCGCTGGAAGCATTGCTGCAAGGGAAGCAGCCGGCCACCACCGAAACCAGTGCGTTTGGCTGCCTAATTCGCTTTGCAGAGAATGGACCGTAG
- a CDS encoding PIG-L deacetylase family protein has translation MKAWIVYGLMTLISAMGTAAQPAERPLRVLCIGAHPDDCEVKMGGTAALYAAMGHQVKFISVTNGDAGHYAQGGGLLAERRRAEAQEAARRLGIAAYEVLDYHDAELVPSLEVRKQLIRKIREWQADLVFAPRPNDYHPDHRYTGQLVQDAAYLVMVPNVASDVPALRHNPVFLYLSDHFQKPNPFTPDIAVAIDEVVGRKLEALDAHVSQFYEWLPWIDGRLEEVPADPVARREWLRQAWLEQPLTDHVRAALARWYGPETAARVRYAEAFEICEYGHQPTEAEIRRLFPMLGQPVEQH, from the coding sequence ATGAAGGCTTGGATAGTTTATGGACTTATGACACTGATTTCGGCTATGGGGACAGCGGCCCAGCCTGCGGAACGGCCGTTGCGCGTTTTGTGCATTGGTGCCCATCCTGACGACTGTGAGGTTAAAATGGGCGGTACAGCCGCGCTTTATGCGGCTATGGGGCATCAGGTGAAGTTTATTTCGGTCACCAATGGGGATGCTGGGCATTATGCCCAGGGGGGTGGGTTGCTGGCCGAGCGTCGCCGGGCTGAAGCCCAAGAAGCAGCTCGGCGGTTGGGCATTGCTGCCTATGAGGTGCTTGATTACCACGATGCTGAACTAGTCCCTTCGCTAGAAGTCCGCAAACAGCTCATTCGCAAGATTCGCGAGTGGCAGGCCGACTTGGTGTTTGCGCCACGGCCCAACGATTACCATCCTGATCATCGCTACACGGGCCAGCTGGTGCAGGATGCAGCTTATTTGGTCATGGTGCCCAACGTGGCTTCCGACGTGCCGGCTTTACGGCATAATCCGGTGTTTTTGTACCTAAGCGACCATTTTCAAAAGCCCAATCCCTTTACGCCGGATATTGCTGTGGCCATCGATGAGGTCGTGGGTCGTAAGCTGGAGGCGCTAGATGCGCATGTGTCGCAGTTTTACGAGTGGCTGCCCTGGATTGATGGACGCCTCGAGGAGGTGCCGGCCGATCCGGTGGCACGTCGGGAATGGCTGCGACAAGCCTGGTTAGAGCAGCCGCTTACAGACCACGTGCGTGCCGCGCTGGCCCGTTGGTATGGCCCTGAAACAGCTGCCCGCGTGCGTTACGCCGAAGCGTTTGAAATCTGCGAATACGGCCATCAGCCTACCGAAGCGGAAATTCGACGGCTATTTCCTATGCTAGGCCAACCGGTTGAGCAGCACTGA
- the murA gene encoding UDP-N-acetylglucosamine 1-carboxyvinyltransferase, whose translation MDKLVIEGGHRLRGCLPISGSKNTALMLMAGAILADGETVLENIPHLRDITTFSHVLRIAGASVHFDPQQHVLRIDARRIDFPEAPYELVKQMRASFYMLGALLGRCGQARVSLPGGCAWGPRPVNLHLEGLKAFGAEIELDQGYVVARAPGGRLLGGRFRLDPPSVGATVNLLLGAVTARGTSRIENAALEPDVVVFGQALQQMGARIEGLGTRTIEVEGVENLRPITFRNCPDRIELGTFMIAAAMAGIPGDTIYLTQAEPAHLGEAFLEAFRQTGAAFTFDGNTVAVTVPEQLQAVTIETAPYPGFPTDLQAQWTVLLSQAQGAARVRDTIYPDRFKHIPELMRMGLQARVEGDTVYLQGPQQLQGAYVMSTDLRGSVSLVLAGLVAQGETHVLRVYHLDRGYENLEGKLAAAGIAIRREAYEEFATPAPESSE comes from the coding sequence ATGGATAAACTGGTCATTGAAGGCGGGCATCGGCTGCGGGGCTGTTTGCCCATTAGCGGCTCCAAAAATACGGCCCTCATGCTTATGGCCGGAGCGATCTTGGCCGATGGGGAAACTGTGCTTGAAAACATCCCCCACTTACGGGACATTACGACTTTTTCGCACGTACTGCGCATTGCTGGTGCTTCGGTGCATTTTGACCCGCAGCAGCATGTGCTCCGCATCGATGCCCGTCGAATCGACTTTCCCGAAGCTCCTTATGAGCTGGTCAAGCAGATGCGGGCCTCGTTCTACATGCTAGGGGCCTTACTGGGCCGGTGTGGCCAGGCCCGGGTATCGCTGCCCGGTGGATGTGCCTGGGGACCGCGGCCAGTTAATCTACACCTCGAAGGGCTAAAGGCCTTTGGAGCAGAAATCGAACTGGATCAAGGCTATGTGGTCGCGCGCGCTCCAGGGGGTAGACTCCTTGGTGGACGCTTTCGCCTAGACCCACCCAGCGTTGGGGCAACCGTTAATCTGCTGCTGGGAGCTGTTACCGCTCGGGGCACCTCGCGCATTGAAAATGCCGCTTTAGAGCCCGATGTGGTTGTCTTTGGACAAGCCTTGCAACAAATGGGGGCGCGCATCGAAGGCCTGGGAACACGCACAATTGAGGTCGAAGGGGTGGAAAACCTTCGGCCTATCACGTTCCGCAACTGCCCTGACCGCATCGAGCTGGGGACGTTCATGATTGCCGCAGCCATGGCAGGCATCCCAGGCGACACGATTTACCTGACCCAGGCCGAACCTGCCCACCTGGGCGAGGCTTTTCTGGAAGCTTTTCGGCAAACCGGCGCAGCATTTACCTTTGATGGCAACACCGTAGCCGTCACGGTCCCGGAACAACTGCAGGCTGTTACAATCGAAACAGCTCCGTACCCGGGCTTCCCCACTGACCTGCAAGCGCAGTGGACCGTCTTGCTCTCCCAGGCCCAGGGCGCAGCCCGAGTGCGCGATACGATTTATCCCGACCGCTTTAAGCATATCCCAGAGCTCATGCGCATGGGCCTTCAAGCCCGTGTCGAGGGTGATACCGTCTATCTGCAGGGGCCGCAACAGCTTCAAGGGGCCTATGTGATGAGCACGGATCTTCGGGGCAGTGTCTCACTGGTACTGGCGGGCCTGGTAGCCCAAGGCGAAACGCACGTGCTGCGCGTCTATCACCTAGACCGGGGCTACGAAAACCTCGAAGGAAAACTGGCCGCAGCCGGCATTGCCATCCGACGCGAAGCCTACGAAGAATTTGCGACCCCAGCCCCCGAATCTTCTGAATAA
- a CDS encoding cation diffusion facilitator family transporter has protein sequence MGHLHAHTSGSQLRLVLSISLNLLISVAEIIGGLLSGSLALLSDAVHNLNDTASLGISYAARRLTLRRPNARKTFGYRRAEIIGAFINLVTLVVIALFLIKEAIDRLLIPQVIDGSLMLTVAIIGLVANVLTAVLLHRDTQHSLNIQSAYLHIVSDAVSSVAVILGGIAILLFDVYWIDPVITIGIALYIAYLSLKLLRQTTHILMEGTPENLNPGHIAADLRQMSPVRDVHHVHIWQLDEHHLAFEAHVVIDEADLPRMEQIKRSLKERLLHRYGIGHVTLEFESRPCCDGTTAPPCHEPLPTRP, from the coding sequence ATGGGTCACCTACATGCGCACACCTCTGGCAGCCAGCTTCGCCTGGTGCTTTCTATAAGCCTTAACCTGCTGATCTCGGTCGCCGAAATCATTGGCGGATTGCTTTCGGGAAGCCTAGCATTGCTGAGTGATGCAGTACATAACCTCAACGACACTGCTTCGCTTGGCATTAGCTACGCTGCCCGCCGACTGACGCTTCGGCGCCCCAATGCGCGCAAAACGTTCGGCTACCGACGCGCAGAAATCATTGGCGCATTTATCAACCTGGTCACCCTAGTAGTTATTGCCCTTTTTCTTATCAAAGAAGCGATCGATCGATTGCTTATCCCTCAGGTGATCGATGGTTCGCTCATGTTAACTGTGGCCATCATTGGTCTAGTGGCCAACGTGCTCACCGCTGTCTTACTCCATCGCGATACCCAACATAGCCTGAACATCCAAAGTGCCTATCTGCATATTGTATCGGATGCCGTCTCGTCGGTGGCGGTTATCCTAGGGGGCATAGCGATCCTGCTGTTCGACGTGTACTGGATCGACCCGGTTATCACCATTGGTATTGCCCTATATATTGCTTACCTGAGTCTTAAGCTGCTACGCCAGACTACGCACATCCTTATGGAAGGTACCCCAGAAAACCTAAATCCCGGGCATATCGCAGCAGATTTGCGACAGATGTCCCCAGTGCGCGACGTGCACCATGTGCATATCTGGCAGCTCGACGAGCATCACTTAGCCTTTGAGGCCCACGTGGTCATCGACGAAGCAGACCTGCCCCGCATGGAACAGATCAAGCGATCGCTTAAAGAACGGCTACTGCACCGTTATGGCATTGGCCACGTGACGCTGGAGTTTGAGAGCCGTCCCTGCTGCGACGGCACTACAGCCCCTCCCTGCCACGAGCCCTTGCCTACCCGCCCATAA